One window from the genome of Hydra vulgaris chromosome 02, alternate assembly HydraT2T_AEP encodes:
- the LOC136076955 gene encoding uncharacterized protein LOC136076955 has translation MEIYKLPDCANSSQQYTIPQFPKPNNIGLHVNNSQIKIVVPSISHNTSRVLSEDPFNSYNNIMDFLNIEDGIVSLKYPNFVLTNSHYLDICKEKDKHDLTWQNLSVFFTSYCKYPITGVMLAKCLKKSKDHVAKLNRAKHFTLKNSYLSSVLSFCPEVPELSLLPSDNCSINTSGNSCEFVTEDVSAFQSCITPTSIGVIEHENLVNNSANFDFTYKIKKYKRRIDYLKLKNRQLNRKCSEFKRKYQAILLRYSVRNVNKRGARKDCRINQLLQINLRLEKEIDMARKRSQSDRQEAWYLKKKIENAVPKTSDEMNDSILKESLNYFENLTEELKERVDIFEKNVVEVFEGGKYNDEIRSVYYNLLSKNVSVNNVESVIRTVLQKMVGISCGALPKKSLAAEFFSEMNLLSKAQVREAMLNSTNNVLHTDGTKYNFREVGSFQVTTLSGSYTFGIEDMFSGEAQSYFGELKNLLTDMSQIFSPEKENYEDDLKKLIFSFKSLMTDRTIVNSSFFSQFQHWRKAILPFVVENYDKLPLNEKLKTSQMHHVFCGLHIIHNLGIYAEKAIIEWEKVVEQEGSIHGGFKNAQNSRTFDILYELSKLTTY, from the exons ATGGAAATAT acaagtTACCAGACTGTGCCAACAGTTCACAACAGTACACCATACCCCAGTTTCCAAAACCAAATAACATAG GTTTACATGTTAACAATAGTCAAATCAAAATAGTGGTTCCATCTATAAGCCACAATA CTTCCAGAGTATTGTCCGAAGACCCATTTAATAGCTACAACAATAttatggattttttaaatattgaagatGGCATTGTTTCCCTCAAATATCCAAATTTTGTCTTAACAAACAGTCATTATTTAGACATTtgcaaagaaaaagataaacatGATTTGACATGGCAAAATCTCTCTGTATTTTTCACATCCTACTGTAAATACCCTATCACTGGAGTAATGCTTGCTAAGTgtcttaaaaaatcaaaagaccATGTTGCAAAACTGAATCGTGCcaaacattttactttaaagAATTCTTATTTAAGCTCTGTTCTTTCTTTTTGTCCTGAAGTTCCTGAACTTAGTTTGCTACCTTCTGATAATTGTTCTATCAATACTTCTGGCAACTCTTGTGAATTTGTTACAGAAGATGTTTCTGCTTTTCAAAGTTGTATTACCCCAACTTCTATTGGGGTAATAGAACATGAAAATCTAGTTAATAATTCTGCTAATTTTGATTTTacctataaaataaagaaatataaacgAAGAATTGATTatcttaaattgaaaaatagacaattaaatagaaaatgtagcgaatttaaaagaaaatatcaagCAATCTTGTTAAGATATAGTGTCAGAAATGTCAACAAAAGAGGCGCTAGAAAGGATTGTAGGATTAACCAATTGTTGCAAATTAATTTAAGATtggaaaaagaaattgatatGGCTAGAAAGCGCTCACAATCAGATCGACAAGAGGCAtggtatttaaagaaaaaaattgaaaacgcTGTTCCGAAAACATCTGATGAAATGAATGATTCGATCTTAAAGGAGAgtttaaattactttgaaaatcttACAGAAGAGCTTAAGGAAAGAgttgacatttttgaaaaaaatgttgttgaagTTTTTGAAGGAGGTAAATATAATGATGAAATTCGCTCGGTATATTACAAccttttaagtaaaaatgtttctgttAATAATGTTGAATCTGTTATCAGAACTGTACTACAAAAAATGGTTGGAATTTCATGTGGCGCACttccaaaaaaatctttggctgctgaattttttagtgaaatgaACCTTTTATCAAAAGCTCAAGTGAGAGAGGCTATGTTGAATAGTACAAACAATGTTCTTCATACAGATGGCACAAAGTATAATTTTAGGGAGGTTGGTAGTTTTCAAGTCACAACATTATCTGGTAGCTACACGTTTGGGATAGAAGATATGTTCTCGGGAGAGGCACAATCTTATTTTGGAGAGCTAAAAAATTTACTCACTGATATGTCTCAGATATTTTCTCCAGAAAAGGAAAACTACGAGGATGATcttaagaaacttattttttcatttaaatctttGATGACAGATCGCACTATAgttaattcaagtttttttagccaatttcaACATTGGAGAAAAGCAATTTTGCCTTTTGTTGTTGAAAACTATGATAAGCTtcctttaaatgaaaaattaaaaacttctcAAATGCATCATGTTTTTTGTGGCTTACACATTATCCACAATCTTGGAATATACGCAGAAAAAGCAATCATAGAATGGGAAAAAGTGGTTGAGCAGGAAGGTAGTATTCATGGTGGTTTTAAAAATGCGCAAAACTCTCGgacttttgatattttgtatGAACTTTCAAAACTTACAACCTATTGA
- the LOC136076956 gene encoding uncharacterized protein LOC136076956 isoform X2: MDLHQFLIVAFKNEEDAIAILPETYLINNELCFWLPYTSQGRVNKAIKECEAPNENWPKHANRVFKKIGSYNKAQCQLEKATITSDLQSDSESSTRLRPKRAVLYPDEHSETESFVEEPIPISKKVKLLTPAPVTPKIFPSGTSMQLTPSKPVSAQMLTPLLSFTPPAIKSKINLINEEQRSQEILPLAVTNKIVSILVELKEDVANLRKEVTYNTAMLQSIANGGVHEDDFTL, from the exons ATGGATCTCCATCAGTTTCTTAttgttgcttttaaaaatgaagaagaTGCTATTGCAATTTTGCCAGaaacatatttaattaataatgaacTTTGCTTTTGGCTACCATATACCTCACAAGGCAGAGTAAATAAGGCCATCAAAGAATGTGAAGCCCCTAATGAAAATTGGCCGAAACATGCCAAtcgagtttttaaaaaaatag GTTCCTACAACAAGGCACAATGTCAACTTGAAAAGGCTACCATAACATCTGATCTGCAGAGTGATTCAGAATCAAGTACTAGGCTACGTCCAAAGCG AGCAGTTTTATATCCTGATGAGCACAGCGAAACAGAATCTTTTGTGGAAGAACCTATtccaatttctaaaaaagttaaattattgaCACCAGCTCCGGTTACGCCAAAAATATTTCCCTCTGGAACATCCATGCAACTTACACCATCAAAACCTGTAAGCGCACAAATGCTAACTCCACTACTTTCATTCACGCCTCCTGccataaaatctaaaataaatctaataaatgaGGAGCAGAGATCACAAGAAATTTTGCCATTGGCTGTGACAAACAAAATAGTTTCAATATTAGTGGAACTCAAAGAGGATGTGGCAAATCTGAGAAAAGAGGTTACATACAACACAGCCATGCTGCAGAGTATTGCTAATGGTGGAGTTCATGAAGATGATTTTACATTATAA
- the LOC136076956 gene encoding uncharacterized protein LOC136076956 isoform X1 codes for MNFLKFGVPTTAIGRTNFRMDLHQFLIVAFKNEEDAIAILPETYLINNELCFWLPYTSQGRVNKAIKECEAPNENWPKHANRVFKKIGSYNKAQCQLEKATITSDLQSDSESSTRLRPKRAVLYPDEHSETESFVEEPIPISKKVKLLTPAPVTPKIFPSGTSMQLTPSKPVSAQMLTPLLSFTPPAIKSKINLINEEQRSQEILPLAVTNKIVSILVELKEDVANLRKEVTYNTAMLQSIANGGVHEDDFTL; via the exons ATGAACTTTCTGAAATTTGGAGTACCTACAACAGCAATAGGCAG aacaAACTTTAGAATGGATCTCCATCAGTTTCTTAttgttgcttttaaaaatgaagaagaTGCTATTGCAATTTTGCCAGaaacatatttaattaataatgaacTTTGCTTTTGGCTACCATATACCTCACAAGGCAGAGTAAATAAGGCCATCAAAGAATGTGAAGCCCCTAATGAAAATTGGCCGAAACATGCCAAtcgagtttttaaaaaaatag GTTCCTACAACAAGGCACAATGTCAACTTGAAAAGGCTACCATAACATCTGATCTGCAGAGTGATTCAGAATCAAGTACTAGGCTACGTCCAAAGCG AGCAGTTTTATATCCTGATGAGCACAGCGAAACAGAATCTTTTGTGGAAGAACCTATtccaatttctaaaaaagttaaattattgaCACCAGCTCCGGTTACGCCAAAAATATTTCCCTCTGGAACATCCATGCAACTTACACCATCAAAACCTGTAAGCGCACAAATGCTAACTCCACTACTTTCATTCACGCCTCCTGccataaaatctaaaataaatctaataaatgaGGAGCAGAGATCACAAGAAATTTTGCCATTGGCTGTGACAAACAAAATAGTTTCAATATTAGTGGAACTCAAAGAGGATGTGGCAAATCTGAGAAAAGAGGTTACATACAACACAGCCATGCTGCAGAGTATTGCTAATGGTGGAGTTCATGAAGATGATTTTACATTATAA
- the LOC136076071 gene encoding E3 SUMO-protein ligase ZBED1-like, whose protein sequence is MAERMLKLHSYVKDIFNSKQQYKDMRKYLLDEDEMVNLKETVNALLGFNQVSVLLSGDRYATCSLIIPSIKYLEKQLSKNKSETPPLIVILKSHLLESLQTYKDSYELENNSFLLCATFLDPNYKSQFFEKYKKKKYLKIVKEFLSDFYLSKRVGEIIPIKKVTKESKKFKLLFEDEEDDSGSDSDKNVTLDLKKEISEYIRLSVHEQNVLEFWHQNQYVFPILYCISTMILCTPATSAPSERLFSDALNNLYAKRNRMTAECFQMLMFLYENLEFFNLV, encoded by the coding sequence ATGGCAGAGCGAATGCTTAAGCTTCACTCCTACGTAAAAGATATCTTTAATTCGAAACAACAATACAAAGATATGAGAAAATATTTACTCGATGAAGATGAAATGGTTAACTTAAAAGAAACGGTAAATGCTTTATTAGGCTTTAATCAAGTAAGTGTTTTATTATCTGGCGATAGGTATGCAACGTGTTCTTTAATTATTCCAAGTATAAAGTACCTTGAGAAGCAGCTGAGTAAGAATAAAAGTGAGACTCCTCCTTTAATTGTAATATTGAAATCACATTTGTTAGAATCTTTACAAACTTACAAAGATTCATATGAATTAGAGAATAATTCCTTTTTATTGTGTGCCACTTTTTTGGATCCAAAttataaaagtcaattttttgaaaagtacaaaaaaaagaaatatttaaaaattgtgaaagaATTTTTGTCAGATTTTTATCTCTCAAAAAGAGTTGGTGAAATAATTCCAATTAAAAAGGTGACAAaggaatcaaaaaaatttaagttgttaTTTGAGGATGAAGAAGATGATTCCGGAAGTGATAGTGACAAAAATGTAAcgttagatttaaaaaaagaaatcagtgaATATATAAGATTGTCAGTGCACgaacaaaatgttttagagTTTTGGCATCAAAATCAATATGTTTTTCCAATATTGTATTGCATTTCAACGATGATTTTATGTACACCTGCTACCAGTGCACCAAGTGAGCGCCTTTTTTCTGATGCATTAAACAATTTGTATGCTAAGCGAAACAGGATGACGGCTGAATGTTTTCAaatgttgatgtttttgtaCGAAAATTTggagttttttaatttggtttaa